In Leuconostoc kimchii IMSNU 11154, the DNA window GCATCATCGCTTTTGCCAATTGAACAAAATTATAAAAAATCCAAAATAACCATTGATCCTCTATCTTAAATATATTGAGCATGTTAGGAATTAAGGATAAACTAAAGACCGCACTGGCTAACCAAAACAATGAACTCGTATTTTTAAAAGCTAAATAATTTAATGCCAGACTTAAAGCAATAGCAAAACCAATCATTAACGGTAGCCATTTTTTAAAATCAGAAGCACGGTTAACACGTTTGCTGCCGTAATGTGCCCAACCTTTCACAGCAAACATATTGATTAAAAAAGAAACCGGATAAGTTAAGACAGCACCACTATTACCCAGTAGAAAATCAATTATACCAGAGACTATCGTATTCCCTGTCCCAACAATATTCCCAAACTTATTTAGTCGTGCAGTTAAGCGTGTTGATAATACAGATAACATTGAAGAGATAACAGAAATAACACCAAATGGTACATACTTAGCCCACCAATCATTGGCAAAAAAACTGATCGTTTTTAAATCATTAAAAAAGTAACCCGACGTGTAGGCTGTTACTAGAACAATAACTATTCCCAATAAATCAAACAACCAAGAATGATTCAACATTCGTAATATTTTTAACATTAATATCCCCTTTTTCATGAACCCTTTACTAGATTTAGCAGATTATCACAGCTAATACAATCTTTATAGTTTACCAAATACGGTTGTTATTGTGATTAATTAAACAATTTCTTAATATTTACTGTATTGATTAAGGGAATATAAAAAATGACTCAACATAAGCTGAATCATCATCATTAACTCAATTACTATCTTGTGTCAGAGTCACAAATTTTCTAATCATTTCAGCACCCTCTGGTGTTCCAATCGATTCTGGATGAAACTGCAATCCAAAAATTGGTAACAACTTATGCTGCATGGCCATTACTTCACGATCATCAGAAGACTGACCGGTAATAATAAAATCCTTGGATACTTGATCTGCTTTAACAATAAGTGAATGGTAACGCATAATATTAGTTTTCGGTGCTGTGAACAAAGCTGACGGTGCTGTTGTAATCATTGTTGAAACTTTACCATGTCGAATAGCTGCAGCACGAGTAACCGTCCCACCAAATACTTCGCCGATTGCTTGGTGTCCTAAACAGATTCCTAATAGTGGCTTTTTGTCATAATATCGTCTAATCATATTTTCTAATTCACCTGCTTCATCTGGTCGGCCAGGGCCAGGCGAAAATATAATGCCATCCGATTGGTCAGCTATGCTATATAGTGATTTGTCATCATTACGCAAGACCTTTAACTCTGTTACTTCCCCCACTATCTGAGCTAAATTATATGTGAAAGAATCATAGTTATCAACTAATAAAATCATGCACGGCCTCCTAAATTAAGTAGCGCTTTGGCTTTATTTATTGTTTCTTGATACTCATCTGCTGGCTTTGAATCATAAACAATGCCTGCTCCCGCTTGAACATAACCTTTGTGATTTTTAACAATCATTGTACGAATTGCAATGGCAAAGTCCATTTGATCATCTTGTGATAGATAACCAATCGCGCCAGCATATACGCCACGCTTAACCGGCTCCATTTCATAAATACGTTGTAACGCCCGTACTTTAGGTGCACCACTCACTGTACCGGCTGGTAAAGTCGCTTTTAAAGCAGCAATAGCTGATAGCTCTGGCCGCAATTGGCCGGTTACTTCGGATACTAAATGCATGACATAACGATATTTTTGAATATCTAATAAAGTCGTGACATGAACACTCCCGTAGTTAGAAATTTTACCTAAGTCGTTACGGCCAAGGTCAACAAGCATCGTATGCTCGGCTAATTCTTTTTCATTATGCAACAACTCTGCTGCTATTTTGCCATCTTCTTGAGCTGTTTCACCTCTTCTTCGTGTACCAGCAATTGGATTCGTTGTAACAACCCCCTGACGAACAGTAACTAAACTTTCGGGGGATGAACCGACAATCTGCACATCCCCTAGGTCCATGTAGTACATATAAGGTGAGGGATTTGTGCGACGTAATTGTCGATAAAAATCAAAAGGGTCATCGTTAAAATCAAAGCTAAAGCGTTGTGATGGTACCATTTGAAACATGTCACCTGCGCTAATTAATTGTTTAATACGATCAACCATAGTCGTAAATGATGTTGCCGTCATATTAGACTTTGGTTCAAATGTTGGCAGCGCGCGCTCAACCAATTCAGAATCAACTGGTTGTCGCAAACGACTTTCAATTGCAGCAATGACTGCATGTAATTGTGTTGGATCACGATGTGAGTAAACATTATCCGCAACAATAGTTAATGTTTCTTTTTGGTGATCAAAAATAAGAAATGTTTCGTATAAAAACATGTGTATATCAGGCATGTCTAGGTCATCAAGTGGTGTTTTACCAATATTTTCGTACGTTGCTATGGCATCGAAACCAACATAACCAATCGCGCCACCTTGAAAAGGCAAGTATTGATTAGTTGGTGAATCAACCACGACCAAATCACTTAAAGTTTGTAACGGATCATTTGATTGCGATAGCATGCCATCAATACTAATATTTTTACCCGTCGCTTTAAATTCATGAACAGGTTCTAATCCCAAAATTGAATAACGTGATTTTTCTTGTGACATTGGCACGGATTCTAGCAGTACTGTATGTTCGCCACGCAAACGTAAGTAGGCACTAATCACACTAATGGTGTCGGCATTTAATTTCTTTGTTTCATATGTCATATTTTTTGAGTGTACTGCGCCATATACGATGCAGTACATCCTCCCCAATTTATTTGCGGTTCATAACGGTTACTCTTAATATAATTACCACACTGCCTTCATACCTTTAACAAATGTTTGTAGATATTGTTCAGCATCAAAGGGATGTGCAGCGATGATCTTAACAATAGCTGATCCAACAATTACCGCCTGCGCATTGCTAAACTGTGAGACTTGATCTGGATGACTAACGCCAAACCCAACGGCTGTCGGCACATCAGTCAACTGATTAATTTGTGTAATCAGGTCATAAGCATCAGCTGATAAATTTTGCCGTGTTCCAGTAATGCCAAGAGAGCTAACAACATAAACAAATCCAGATGCATGCTTGACAATATCAGGTATTCGCTTTCCTGATTTTAAAGTGACTAATTGAATAAATGAACGTTGATATTTTTCAGCAAGTGCGACAAATTCTGCCTGCTCTTCTAATGGCAAATCTGGCATAATAATCCCTTGAACTTCATATTGTTTCATCTTGGCTAAGAATGCTTCATATCCGTAGGTAAACACAGGATTTGTATACGTTAAGAAAACCAATGGTACCTGTGTTCGTTGACGTACCTTTTCAACTAATTCAAATACTTTTGTGGTTGTTGAACCAGCTGCAGCTGCACGCAAATCAGCTTTCATAATTGTTTCGCCATCCGCAGATGGATCTGAAAAAGCAATTCCAATTTCCACAACATCTGCGCCTGCTTCTGCAAGTGCGACAATGTAGTCAGCACTTTTATCAAAATTAGGATCCCCAGCAACGACAAAACTAATAAATCCTTTGCCATGTTTCAAAACTGTCTCTATTTTTTCTACCATTATTTACCTTCCAATCGATAACGCATACCTTAATTTGGATTATGATGTGCTATATCTACTAGTTTTTGCATTTTTGCTAAATCTTTAATTCCTGATACCTCATCACCACTTGATATATCTACCCATTCCGGCTGTGCTTGCGTGATCGCTTCTTGCAAGTTAATCGGTGTTAACCCTCCGGCCAGCATGATGGGTGCATGGCGCAGTGGTTTAGGTGGTACGATTTCCCAATCAAACGTCTTGCCCGATCCAGCTCCGTTATCTAATAAAATGTAATTGGCCGTTGTCGGCAACAATGCTTGTTCTGGTTTGACGACTTGTATAACTGGTACATGCTTCTCACGTAAAATGGTCACTTCTAATTCCGATTCATCACCATGAAGCTGCACGCCTTGTATCAAACCACTTGTAAACAAAGTTAATATGTCCGCAATGTTTTGATTCATAAAAACACCATATAAAGGAATATGATCGTCTAATCGCTGACGTATTTTAAGTGCTGTCATGAGATTGACTGTTCGCCGATGTCCTGGTGCCAAAATGATACCTGCCATATCTGGTTGCACCTGATTTAAAAGATCAGCATCATCTACTCGAAAATTACCACATAATTTTATTTTGGTCATCATTCACGTCCTGTTAAAATGTTAAACATATTAATTTTATCTTTTGCTTTCATGAAAGTTTCACCAATCAAGATGCCATTGACGTTGATATTTTCAAGTAATGTCACATCTTCACGTGATCGAATGCCCGACTCAGAGACAACACTGACGCCTTCAGGGACCAATGCACGTAAACGTGCTGTATTATCAAAATCCACCGTAAAATCTTTGAGGTTACGATTATTAATGCCAATAATACGCGCTTTTGCAGCAATGGCACGCTTAATTTCTGAAGCAGTATGTGCTTCAACAATGGCTGATAACCCTAATTGATCAGCTAAATGAAGATACTGATTTAATTGCACGTCGTCCAAAATAGCTACAATTAATAGAATAGCAGATGCTCCGGCAACTTTTGCTTCGTAAATCATATAGGGATCAATTGTGAAATCTTTGCGTAGTACAGGGGTATCAATTGCTTTTGCGACCGATTTCAAAATATTCAATGATCCTTTGAAATAAGTTTCTTCCGTTAAAACGCTGACTAAATCAACACTCGCTAACTCATACTGACGAGCAATTGCCATATAATCAAATTGATTAGTTGGTATAATTTGACCTTTTGAGGGTGACGCTTGTTTAATTTCTGCTATAACAGAAATTTGTGGTTGCTGTAAGGCCTGCTCAACAGGAAAATCGGTATAGACCAACATTTGTTCTGCTTTTGCTTTTAAATCTGATAAAGATACCTCACGTTGTCTGGTCAACATATTCTCGCGTGTAACATGTACTAATTCATCTAAAATCATACACTGACCGCCTGAGTTGCTCGTTGTAATGCAACCAACTGCTGATAAGCTTTGCCGCTAGATAAAATATCACGGGCTAATGCAATACTTTGAGCTAAATCTGGTCGAATTTCTGCAGCGAATAAAGCCATAGCTGCATTTAATATCACTGTATCTGTCTTAAATCCAACAAGATCGCCACTTAAAATTTGCCGTGTTACGTCAGCATTTTCTTGAGCAGTGCCACCTCTTAAGGAATCTGATGGTGCGTAATGAAAGCCATAAGTTATGGGATCAAACTCCGATGACGTCATCTGTTGATTGCGTAACATTACAATATCAGTTTTCCCTGTCAAAGTCACTTCATCTAAACCATCTTGACCATGAATAAGAATTGCACGTTTCACACCTAATTCTGATAAAACATGAGCTAATGGTACGAGTAACTCTTTAGAATAGACACCTAATAACATCGTTTGTGGGCGGGTTGGATTTGTCAGAGGGCCCAAAATATTAAAGACGGTTCTCACACCCAAAGCTGTACGAATTGGTCCAACAATTTTCATTGCTGGATGAAATGCGCGGGCAAACAGAAATGTTTGTCCAGTTTGGTGTAATACCTGCGTGGCTTGTTCTGCCGTCAAAGTGATTTTAACGCCTAGCGCTTTTAATACATCAGCTGTCCCTGATGTTGAACTAGCTGCACGATTACCATGTTTAGCAACAGGTACACCAGCTGCAGCCACAATGAAACTAGCTGTTGTCGAAATATTAAACGTGTTTGCCATGTCACCCCCAGTCCCAACAATATCCATTGCATTGGGCTCCGGCGCCAAACTGATTGCATGATTAATCATAGCTTTTGCAGATCCGACAATTTCTGGCACGGATTCCTTTTTGACTGCTAATCCCATCAAATAGGCGGCAATCTCAAGATCTGATACCTGATTGGCCATAATATCGTTCATGACATCTTCAGCCACTTCAGCCGACAAATCTTGACGTAACGATAATAAATTTAAAGCTTTACTCATATTACTCATTAATTTCAACTCCTTTGTATCGTGCAATGGCGGCAACATCTTTATCACCACGACCACTTAAATTGACCATGATTTGTTGATCTGGCTTCATGTTTGGCGCTATTTTCATTGCATAGGCCACCGCATGTGAACTCTCAATTGCTGCTATAATTCCCTCCGTGCGTGCAATATACTCAAATGCCTGCACTGCCTCATCATCTGTAATAGGCACATATTGCGCACGCTTTATGTCAGATAAATAGGCGTGTTCCGGCCCAATTCCTGGATAATCAAGTCCAGCTGAGATACTGTAAACTGGATCAATTTGTCCGTCTGGGGACTGTAAAAATTTGGACTTCATACCGTGAAAAATTCCTTGTGAACCATTAGTAATTGTTGCTGCAGTTTGTGTTGTATGAATTCCCTTACCAGCCGCCTCAACGCCGATTAATGCAACATCTCGATCTGAGATGAATTTGCTAAAAGCACCAATCGCATTTGAGCCGCCACCAACAGCAGCAATAACAGCATCTGGTAATTTACCAGTTTGGCTTAGAAATTGTTCGCGAGCCTCTTCACTAATAATCGATTGAAAGTACTTCACCATTTCAGGGAACGGATAAGGGCCAACTGCCGATCCTAAAACATAAAATGTATCATCAATTCGTTTAGTCCATTCTTGAAAAGTCGCATTCACAGCATCTTTTAAAACCATTGTGCCTGTGTCCACCACGTGAACCTTCGCACCTAACAGTTCCATTCGATAGACATTCAGCGCTTGACGATCTGTGTCTTCCTTACCCATGAAAATTTCAGCTTCCATACCAAACAATGC includes these proteins:
- a CDS encoding nicotinamide mononucleotide transporter family protein; translation: MLKILRMLNHSWLFDLLGIVIVLVTAYTSGYFFNDLKTISFFANDWWAKYVPFGVISVISSMLSVLSTRLTARLNKFGNIVGTGNTIVSGIIDFLLGNSGAVLTYPVSFLINMFAVKGWAHYGSKRVNRASDFKKWLPLMIGFAIALSLALNYLAFKNTSSLFWLASAVFSLSLIPNMLNIFKIEDQWLFWIFYNFVQLAKAMMQGNFANVGKYLYYIVNSSVAYPVWQNARQSNGIKKIR
- a CDS encoding anthranilate synthase component II; its protein translation is MILLVDNYDSFTYNLAQIVGEVTELKVLRNDDKSLYSIADQSDGIIFSPGPGRPDEAGELENMIRRYYDKKPLLGICLGHQAIGEVFGGTVTRAAAIRHGKVSTMITTAPSALFTAPKTNIMRYHSLIVKADQVSKDFIITGQSSDDREVMAMQHKLLPIFGLQFHPESIGTPEGAEMIRKFVTLTQDSN
- the trpE gene encoding anthranilate synthase component I; translated protein: MTYETKKLNADTISVISAYLRLRGEHTVLLESVPMSQEKSRYSILGLEPVHEFKATGKNISIDGMLSQSNDPLQTLSDLVVVDSPTNQYLPFQGGAIGYVGFDAIATYENIGKTPLDDLDMPDIHMFLYETFLIFDHQKETLTIVADNVYSHRDPTQLHAVIAAIESRLRQPVDSELVERALPTFEPKSNMTATSFTTMVDRIKQLISAGDMFQMVPSQRFSFDFNDDPFDFYRQLRRTNPSPYMYYMDLGDVQIVGSSPESLVTVRQGVVTTNPIAGTRRRGETAQEDGKIAAELLHNEKELAEHTMLVDLGRNDLGKISNYGSVHVTTLLDIQKYRYVMHLVSEVTGQLRPELSAIAALKATLPAGTVSGAPKVRALQRIYEMEPVKRGVYAGAIGYLSQDDQMDFAIAIRTMIVKNHKGYVQAGAGIVYDSKPADEYQETINKAKALLNLGGRA
- the trpA gene encoding tryptophan synthase subunit alpha; this translates as MVEKIETVLKHGKGFISFVVAGDPNFDKSADYIVALAEAGADVVEIGIAFSDPSADGETIMKADLRAAAAGSTTTKVFELVEKVRQRTQVPLVFLTYTNPVFTYGYEAFLAKMKQYEVQGIIMPDLPLEEQAEFVALAEKYQRSFIQLVTLKSGKRIPDIVKHASGFVYVVSSLGITGTRQNLSADAYDLITQINQLTDVPTAVGFGVSHPDQVSQFSNAQAVIVGSAIVKIIAAHPFDAEQYLQTFVKGMKAVW
- a CDS encoding phosphoribosylanthranilate isomerase — encoded protein: MTKIKLCGNFRVDDADLLNQVQPDMAGIILAPGHRRTVNLMTALKIRQRLDDHIPLYGVFMNQNIADILTLFTSGLIQGVQLHGDESELEVTILREKHVPVIQVVKPEQALLPTTANYILLDNGAGSGKTFDWEIVPPKPLRHAPIMLAGGLTPINLQEAITQAQPEWVDISSGDEVSGIKDLAKMQKLVDIAHHNPN
- the trpC gene encoding indole-3-glycerol phosphate synthase TrpC, with protein sequence MILDELVHVTRENMLTRQREVSLSDLKAKAEQMLVYTDFPVEQALQQPQISVIAEIKQASPSKGQIIPTNQFDYMAIARQYELASVDLVSVLTEETYFKGSLNILKSVAKAIDTPVLRKDFTIDPYMIYEAKVAGASAILLIVAILDDVQLNQYLHLADQLGLSAIVEAHTASEIKRAIAAKARIIGINNRNLKDFTVDFDNTARLRALVPEGVSVVSESGIRSREDVTLLENINVNGILIGETFMKAKDKINMFNILTGRE
- the trpD gene encoding anthranilate phosphoribosyltransferase, whose translation is MSNMSKALNLLSLRQDLSAEVAEDVMNDIMANQVSDLEIAAYLMGLAVKKESVPEIVGSAKAMINHAISLAPEPNAMDIVGTGGDMANTFNISTTASFIVAAAGVPVAKHGNRAASSTSGTADVLKALGVKITLTAEQATQVLHQTGQTFLFARAFHPAMKIVGPIRTALGVRTVFNILGPLTNPTRPQTMLLGVYSKELLVPLAHVLSELGVKRAILIHGQDGLDEVTLTGKTDIVMLRNQQMTSSEFDPITYGFHYAPSDSLRGGTAQENADVTRQILSGDLVGFKTDTVILNAAMALFAAEIRPDLAQSIALARDILSSGKAYQQLVALQRATQAVSV
- the trpB gene encoding tryptophan synthase subunit beta yields the protein MIKKGYYGEYGGQFIPELLMPAVSAVADAFNHYKDDAAFKDELKDLFDNYANRPSLLYHAKNMSKDLGGAQIYFKREDLNHTGAHKINNVLGQALIAQRMGKTRLIAETGAGQHGVATATAAALFGMEAEIFMGKEDTDRQALNVYRMELLGAKVHVVDTGTMVLKDAVNATFQEWTKRIDDTFYVLGSAVGPYPFPEMVKYFQSIISEEAREQFLSQTGKLPDAVIAAVGGGSNAIGAFSKFISDRDVALIGVEAAGKGIHTTQTAATITNGSQGIFHGMKSKFLQSPDGQIDPVYSISAGLDYPGIGPEHAYLSDIKRAQYVPITDDEAVQAFEYIARTEGIIAAIESSHAVAYAMKIAPNMKPDQQIMVNLSGRGDKDVAAIARYKGVEINE